The Luteolibacter arcticus genome has a window encoding:
- a CDS encoding Fic family protein has product MPTPHQPPFTITPRIVALVAEICERVGRWTGEGREAVSPRLRRENRIRTIQASLAIENNTLSIEQVTAILEGKRVLGTPREIQEVRNAIECYDRFGDWQATSAGDLLVAHGIMMKALVDEAGGFRRGGVGIYRGDKLVHMAPPADRVEHGVRDLLRWLETTDHHPLVASSILHYEIEFIHPFADGNGRMGRLWQSLALASWHADLAYLPVEHLISERQADYYAALGEADRRADASPFVEFMLSALRDAFDSLPTSDQVNDQVNDQVKSLVRHLSGSEEVTAAELMRRLDLKHRPSFRKNYLHPALVSGWIEMTDPSSPRSPAQRYRLTARGRRQKH; this is encoded by the coding sequence ATGCCCACTCCGCATCAGCCGCCCTTTACCATCACGCCGCGGATTGTCGCCCTCGTGGCGGAGATCTGCGAGCGCGTGGGGCGCTGGACGGGCGAAGGGCGGGAAGCGGTGTCACCGCGGCTGCGGCGGGAGAACCGCATCCGCACCATCCAGGCTTCCCTGGCGATCGAGAACAACACCCTGAGCATCGAGCAAGTCACCGCCATCCTGGAAGGAAAGCGGGTGCTGGGAACCCCGCGGGAGATTCAGGAAGTCCGCAATGCCATCGAGTGCTACGACCGCTTCGGCGATTGGCAGGCAACCTCTGCCGGGGACCTCCTCGTGGCCCACGGGATCATGATGAAGGCCCTTGTCGATGAAGCCGGGGGTTTCCGGCGCGGCGGTGTCGGCATCTATCGCGGGGACAAGCTCGTCCACATGGCTCCCCCCGCCGATCGCGTGGAGCATGGGGTGCGGGATCTTCTCCGGTGGCTGGAAACCACTGATCACCATCCGCTCGTCGCGAGTTCGATCCTTCACTACGAAATCGAGTTCATTCATCCCTTCGCGGATGGCAACGGCCGGATGGGGCGCCTCTGGCAGTCGCTGGCGCTCGCGTCTTGGCACGCCGACCTCGCCTACCTGCCAGTGGAGCACCTGATCAGTGAACGACAGGCGGATTACTACGCCGCCTTGGGAGAAGCGGATCGCCGGGCTGACGCCTCGCCGTTCGTTGAGTTCATGCTGTCCGCGCTCCGCGACGCTTTCGATTCTCTCCCAACGAGCGACCAAGTAAACGACCAAGTAAACGACCAAGTAAAATCCTTGGTCCGACACCTCTCGGGGAGCGAGGAGGTGACCGCCGCGGAGCTGATGCGGCGCTTGGACCTCAAGCACAGGCCCTCTTTCCGCAAGAACTACCTCCATCCCGCCTTGGTCTCGGGATGGATCGAGATGACTGACCCCTCATCCCCCCGAAGCCCGGCCCAGCGCTACCGCCTCACCGCACGCGGACGGCGTCAGAAGCACTGA
- a CDS encoding Minf_1886 family protein, protein MKALQFEQAVESILKRERRYDPLAYLFLKEALDFTLKRAAEGNGGEQRHVTGKELCLGYRDLALEQFGPMSSTLMHEWGIRESGDIGEMVFHLIDEQMFGKQESDTKEDFAAAFDFDDAFVTPFQPKKRVAAPREKARL, encoded by the coding sequence ATGAAGGCACTTCAATTCGAGCAAGCGGTCGAATCCATCCTCAAGCGGGAGCGGCGTTATGATCCGTTGGCCTACCTTTTTCTCAAGGAAGCGCTCGATTTCACGTTGAAGCGGGCTGCCGAAGGCAATGGTGGTGAACAGCGCCACGTGACCGGCAAGGAGCTGTGCCTCGGCTACCGCGATCTCGCGCTGGAGCAGTTCGGACCGATGTCCTCGACCCTGATGCACGAATGGGGCATCCGTGAAAGCGGCGACATCGGCGAGATGGTGTTTCACCTGATCGACGAGCAGATGTTCGGCAAGCAAGAGAGCGACACGAAGGAAGACTTCGCCGCGGCCTTCGACTTCGACGACGCCTTTGTGACGCCGTTCCAGCCGAAGAAGCGCGTCGCTGCTCCCCGCGAGAAGGCGCGGCTCTGA
- a CDS encoding gamma-glutamylcyclotransferase family protein gives MKGISDAESAAGTPQLVFVYGGLRRGAWEAFRLEGAKFVGEGWVEGSLYCIAAKPGLVSGQGGRRVKGEIYQLSPAQLRALDDSRGLAAGEKPETGGAEYRRIQILATLNIPYDDTLWTWAYEWLGPVNEALLVPEGDWMDVERPRPPPVFTYTAWILMALPVGRFLIEHFSTDGEGAQWWERFWLGATALVAGAALSLVVAALRRERARKAIIAGWIGCSIWALVQLVAGMELLFL, from the coding sequence ATGAAGGGGATCTCCGACGCTGAGTCCGCCGCTGGCACGCCCCAACTCGTCTTCGTCTACGGCGGGCTCCGGCGCGGTGCTTGGGAAGCATTCCGGCTCGAAGGAGCCAAGTTCGTCGGGGAGGGATGGGTGGAAGGATCGCTCTATTGCATCGCTGCCAAACCGGGGCTGGTGTCCGGGCAGGGTGGACGGCGGGTCAAGGGCGAGATCTATCAGCTAAGCCCCGCCCAATTGCGTGCGCTTGACGACTCCCGAGGCCTTGCTGCCGGGGAAAAGCCCGAGACCGGTGGGGCGGAGTACCGGAGAATCCAAATACTCGCGACCCTGAATATTCCCTACGACGACACGCTCTGGACTTGGGCTTACGAATGGTTAGGACCGGTGAACGAGGCCCTGCTTGTCCCGGAAGGTGACTGGATGGACGTGGAGAGGCCCCGGCCGCCGCCGGTCTTCACCTACACCGCATGGATCTTGATGGCGCTGCCGGTGGGAAGATTTCTTATCGAGCACTTCTCGACCGATGGTGAGGGAGCCCAGTGGTGGGAGCGCTTTTGGCTCGGAGCAACCGCATTGGTGGCGGGGGCTGCTCTGTCGCTGGTTGTCGCTGCGCTACGGAGGGAGCGAGCCAGGAAAGCGATCATAGCCGGTTGGATCGGATGCTCCATTTGGGCATTGGTCCAATTGGTCGCAGGAATGGAACTCCTATTCCTATAG
- a CDS encoding 2-dehydropantoate 2-reductase has protein sequence MSWTFGSVAVVGAGAIGLYYGSRLAAAGEDVRFLLRSDYDTVRRDGIRIESVAGDLHLTDVKAFRSRAEIGPVDLVIVAWKTTSNDLLGEVLPPLLHEGTQVLTLQNGLGNCEQLAAIVGADRVLGALCFVCLNRLSPGHVSHTAGGRISVGEFVNDDRGRAPEIARRFSAAGIPTEAAPDLAAAQWTKLVWNIPFNGLAIAEGGVTTDVLLATPGVEDEIRSLMAEVIGAAQALGLSLEESLIDFNVERTRPMGPYRPSSMIDYVEGREVEFDEIWGEPLRRAKAAGVEVPHLEKLAGRIQERLGRPFEDG, from the coding sequence GTGAGCTGGACCTTCGGATCAGTGGCAGTCGTCGGCGCGGGAGCCATCGGGCTTTACTATGGTTCCCGTCTGGCCGCGGCGGGGGAGGATGTCCGCTTCCTGCTGAGGTCCGACTACGACACGGTCCGCCGCGATGGAATCCGCATCGAGAGCGTGGCAGGGGACTTGCACCTGACGGACGTGAAGGCGTTCCGCAGCCGCGCCGAAATCGGGCCGGTGGACCTGGTGATCGTCGCGTGGAAGACGACTTCGAATGATTTGTTAGGCGAGGTGCTGCCGCCGCTGCTGCATGAGGGCACCCAGGTGCTTACCTTGCAAAACGGGCTCGGGAATTGCGAGCAGCTCGCCGCGATCGTCGGGGCGGATCGGGTGTTAGGCGCGCTTTGTTTCGTCTGCCTGAACCGGCTTTCGCCCGGGCATGTGAGCCATACGGCTGGCGGCAGGATCAGCGTGGGGGAGTTCGTGAATGATGATCGCGGGCGTGCGCCGGAGATCGCCCGGCGTTTCAGCGCGGCTGGGATTCCGACCGAGGCCGCGCCGGACCTCGCCGCGGCGCAGTGGACCAAGCTGGTTTGGAATATCCCGTTTAACGGTCTCGCCATTGCTGAGGGAGGTGTGACCACGGATGTGCTGTTAGCCACGCCTGGGGTGGAGGATGAGATCCGTTCCTTGATGGCGGAGGTCATTGGCGCGGCGCAGGCTCTGGGGCTTTCGCTGGAGGAATCGCTTATCGATTTCAATGTCGAGCGCACGCGGCCGATGGGGCCCTACCGGCCATCGAGCATGATCGATTATGTCGAGGGCCGCGAGGTCGAGTTCGACGAGATCTGGGGCGAGCCGCTGCGCCGCGCGAAGGCTGCGGGGGTGGAGGTGCCGCATTTGGAGAAGCTTGCGGGGAGGATTCAGGAGCGACTTGGCCGGCCTTTTGAAGATGGCTGA
- a CDS encoding plasmid pRiA4b ORF-3 family protein: MKSLLFKIEHGDWNAELQLPATGTLESLAYAIIEAVGFDMDHCFGFYDNLKNTHRSKEEYTLFADIGEEAKDGDSGVKTTLVDAVFRPKKKMLFLFDYGDDWMFLVTCTGEAEGRAFKRPKLLATSGTPPVQYPDWDEEEEADDD; encoded by the coding sequence GTGAAATCCCTCCTCTTCAAAATCGAGCATGGCGACTGGAATGCGGAACTCCAGTTGCCCGCCACAGGCACGCTTGAGTCGCTCGCCTACGCGATCATCGAAGCGGTCGGCTTCGACATGGACCACTGTTTCGGCTTTTACGACAACCTCAAGAATACCCACCGCAGCAAAGAGGAATACACCCTCTTTGCCGACATCGGGGAAGAGGCTAAGGACGGGGATTCCGGGGTGAAAACCACTCTTGTTGACGCGGTCTTCCGGCCGAAGAAAAAGATGCTCTTCCTCTTCGACTACGGCGACGACTGGATGTTCCTCGTCACCTGCACCGGTGAAGCGGAAGGCCGGGCGTTCAAACGCCCGAAGCTCCTCGCCACTTCCGGCACGCCACCGGTGCAGTATCCGGATTGGGACGAAGAGGAAGAAGCCGACGACGACTGA
- a CDS encoding transglycosylase domain-containing protein encodes MSTWRPIRRTPAWLAWMPGWLRTTLKWTLWSGVVCAVLGLLVVLIYFSKAAQFNLDEVAKMPAHTAIYDRHGKELGSGGPNSRRLITRADIPDFLIKALRAREDARFFDHSGVDFRGLARATVRNVKDRDFTQGASTLSMQLARNTFEIREKSINRKLLEIALTLRLESRYSKDQILAHYLNRIYFGAGCHGIEQAARTYFGKQTSQLNEAECAMLVGIIRGPHVFSPFRDLEAAREQQAQTLARMKAMGLIDSAEVERVKAMPIKLVPQEQRGGERSYALEAIQKELQTILDDVDIRDGGLTVRSTLDAGWQQRLETDLSESLRKIEQNKGWTYPVHADHQAGSEPQYLQCAAVTLETKTGGILALVGGRDYLDSRYDRSNGARRDLGSAFSPWIAAAAAERGRLVLPGKPVQTGRQIGPKETIRIAKRCGISGPFVETEDLFRGSAAATPMELATGLATLGNGGQRPKPYLIQSITAPDGKVLYTASPVTTPAIGKQAAKEAAALLEKESGTRVHGGATGSGRDAWLARLGPKGSTAIWVGFDDPQRISSAQQLDSVLDDLAQRLGN; translated from the coding sequence ATGTCCACCTGGCGTCCCATCCGCAGAACTCCGGCCTGGTTGGCCTGGATGCCCGGTTGGCTGCGCACCACGCTGAAGTGGACGCTGTGGAGCGGCGTGGTCTGCGCCGTGCTCGGCCTGCTGGTGGTGCTGATCTACTTCTCGAAGGCCGCCCAATTCAACCTCGACGAGGTGGCCAAGATGCCGGCCCACACAGCGATCTACGACCGCCATGGCAAGGAGCTCGGCAGCGGCGGGCCTAACAGCCGCCGGCTGATCACTCGCGCCGATATCCCGGACTTCCTCATCAAGGCCCTGCGCGCCCGCGAGGATGCCCGCTTCTTCGACCACAGTGGCGTCGATTTCCGCGGCCTCGCCCGCGCGACGGTGCGCAACGTGAAGGACCGCGACTTCACCCAGGGCGCGTCCACGCTGAGCATGCAGCTCGCGCGAAATACCTTCGAGATCCGCGAGAAGTCGATCAATCGCAAGCTGCTGGAGATCGCGCTCACGCTACGGCTGGAGTCACGCTATTCGAAGGACCAGATCCTCGCCCATTACCTGAACCGGATCTACTTCGGGGCAGGCTGCCATGGCATCGAGCAGGCGGCGCGCACGTATTTCGGCAAGCAGACCTCGCAGCTCAATGAAGCCGAGTGCGCGATGCTGGTCGGCATCATCCGCGGCCCGCACGTCTTCTCGCCCTTCCGCGATTTGGAGGCCGCCCGCGAACAGCAGGCACAAACGCTCGCCCGAATGAAGGCGATGGGGCTGATCGACTCCGCGGAGGTCGAGCGCGTGAAGGCCATGCCGATCAAGCTGGTGCCGCAGGAGCAACGCGGCGGCGAGCGGTCGTACGCGTTGGAGGCGATTCAAAAGGAGCTGCAAACCATCCTGGATGATGTGGATATCCGCGACGGAGGGCTGACCGTGCGCTCCACGCTCGATGCCGGCTGGCAACAGCGGCTGGAGACCGACCTTTCCGAATCGCTGCGCAAGATCGAGCAAAACAAGGGTTGGACCTATCCCGTGCATGCCGACCATCAGGCGGGCAGCGAACCGCAGTATCTCCAGTGCGCCGCAGTGACGCTTGAAACGAAGACCGGCGGCATCCTCGCGCTGGTCGGCGGGCGCGATTACCTCGACTCACGCTACGACCGCAGCAATGGCGCGCGGCGCGACCTCGGGTCTGCCTTCTCGCCGTGGATCGCTGCCGCCGCCGCCGAGCGCGGTCGCCTCGTGCTGCCCGGCAAGCCGGTGCAAACCGGCCGCCAGATCGGCCCGAAGGAGACCATCCGCATCGCCAAGCGCTGCGGCATCAGCGGCCCCTTCGTGGAAACCGAGGACCTCTTCCGCGGCAGCGCCGCCGCCACCCCGATGGAGCTGGCCACCGGCCTCGCCACCCTCGGCAACGGCGGGCAGCGCCCGAAGCCGTACTTGATACAGAGCATCACCGCGCCCGACGGCAAGGTGCTCTACACCGCCTCCCCCGTCACCACCCCGGCGATCGGCAAGCAAGCCGCCAAGGAAGCCGCGGCCCTGTTAGAAAAGGAATCAGGCACCCGCGTCCACGGCGGTGCCACCGGCTCCGGCCGCGACGCCTGGCTCGCCCGCCTCGGCCCCAAGGGCTCCACCGCCATCTGGGTCGGCTTCGACGATCCCCAGCGCATCAGCTCCGCCCAGCAGCTCGATAGCGTGCTCGATGACCTAGCGCAGCGGTTGGGGAACTGA
- a CDS encoding cytochrome c biogenesis protein ResB — protein sequence MNDSARKSWPVRIFHVLSSFGLATILLVILMLQTWLATLEQVHFGLHTTLQKYFDIHSWYVIPDAGIIREDLVGKYLPPLPGGYWVCALLALNLTLGGIIRMRKGWRTAGVLMAHFSIVFMIIAGGVAQLKEERGVMMLSEEENGPLPKTADYANAFTETTIEITEVKDGKPVGPVHFVKDAYYSDLTLKDQRKVNLPKLPFDLELQGFVANAKAMSTGSMAPDRGEPVVDGWFLYSREPNKESELDTPGIHARVMPRDGGKGQVMLLVATDPDAFGPRPPVTVKSGDRTFVVRLDKRVWPVPFQITLTDARSEYHPNTNRAKLFESDVIRTQNGQETKHFIEMNEPMRQGGLTLYQRTMMNSPSGGSQESTISGFEVVRNPSDKWPEYSIWVASFGLCLHFLIKLWSFLFRSKSTPAPQS from the coding sequence ATGAACGATTCCGCCCGCAAGTCCTGGCCCGTCCGCATTTTCCATGTGCTGTCGAGCTTCGGCCTCGCGACCATCCTGCTGGTCATCCTGATGCTCCAGACGTGGCTCGCCACGCTGGAGCAGGTCCATTTCGGCCTTCATACGACGCTCCAGAAGTACTTCGATATCCATAGCTGGTACGTCATTCCGGATGCCGGGATCATCCGTGAAGATCTGGTCGGCAAGTATCTGCCGCCGCTGCCCGGCGGCTACTGGGTGTGCGCGCTGCTGGCCCTGAATCTCACGCTCGGCGGCATCATTCGCATGCGCAAGGGCTGGCGGACGGCCGGCGTGCTGATGGCCCACTTCTCGATCGTCTTCATGATCATCGCCGGCGGCGTCGCCCAGCTCAAGGAAGAGCGCGGCGTGATGATGCTGAGCGAGGAGGAAAACGGCCCGCTGCCAAAGACCGCCGACTACGCCAATGCCTTCACCGAGACCACCATCGAGATCACCGAGGTGAAGGATGGCAAGCCCGTGGGTCCGGTCCACTTCGTCAAGGATGCCTACTACTCGGACCTCACGCTGAAGGATCAGCGGAAGGTGAATCTTCCCAAGCTGCCCTTCGACCTCGAGCTGCAGGGCTTCGTCGCCAATGCCAAGGCGATGTCCACCGGGAGCATGGCGCCGGACCGCGGCGAGCCGGTGGTGGATGGCTGGTTCCTCTACTCGCGCGAGCCGAACAAGGAGAGCGAGCTGGACACGCCCGGCATTCATGCCCGCGTGATGCCCCGAGACGGCGGCAAGGGCCAGGTGATGTTGCTGGTGGCCACCGATCCCGATGCCTTTGGCCCGCGCCCGCCGGTGACGGTGAAGTCGGGCGACCGCACCTTTGTCGTGCGGCTCGACAAGCGGGTCTGGCCGGTGCCCTTCCAGATCACGCTAACGGATGCACGCTCCGAGTATCACCCGAACACGAACCGGGCGAAGCTCTTTGAAAGCGACGTCATCCGCACCCAGAATGGCCAGGAGACGAAGCACTTCATCGAGATGAACGAGCCGATGCGCCAGGGCGGTCTCACCCTCTACCAGCGGACGATGATGAACAGCCCCTCGGGCGGGTCCCAGGAGTCCACCATCTCCGGCTTCGAAGTGGTGCGGAATCCTTCCGACAAGTGGCCGGAGTATAGCATCTGGGTCGCCAGCTTCGGTCTCTGCCTGCATTTCCTGATCAAGCTCTGGAGCTTCCTGTTCCGCAGCAAATCCACCCCTGCCCCGCAATCGTGA
- a CDS encoding Minf_1886 family protein, translating to MKSPYFEDAVEVILEREKRYDELAYYFLKEALNFTFKRVAEGNGGELRHVTGKELSLGFRDLALQDFGQGAAELMRGWGVHGSADVGEMVFLLIDEWIFGKQDSDTKEDFADVFAFDDAIVAPPHTDPTEETPGDGPVRE from the coding sequence ATGAAGTCACCGTACTTTGAGGATGCAGTCGAAGTAATCCTAGAGCGGGAGAAGCGATACGATGAGCTGGCTTACTATTTCCTGAAGGAAGCGCTCAATTTCACGTTCAAGCGCGTGGCGGAAGGCAATGGCGGGGAGCTCCGCCACGTGACGGGCAAGGAGCTGAGCCTCGGCTTCCGCGATCTCGCGCTGCAGGACTTCGGTCAGGGGGCAGCGGAGCTGATGCGCGGGTGGGGCGTGCACGGGAGCGCGGACGTCGGCGAGATGGTCTTCCTCCTGATCGACGAGTGGATATTCGGCAAGCAGGACAGTGACACGAAGGAAGACTTCGCCGATGTCTTCGCCTTCGACGACGCCATTGTGGCACCGCCCCACACGGATCCGACGGAGGAAACACCGGGCGACGGACCTGTTAGGGAATAA
- a CDS encoding phosphatidylserine decarboxylase, with the protein MSAIRYFNRHTGQMETEQVYGEGFLKFSYANPLGALPLHLMVKRAGFSRWYGKRMDDPATKAKVAPFIANYGLDPAEFADPADSYATFNEFFYRKLKPAARPIAETPAVFPADGRHLGFQTASKIEGVFVKGQKFDLGKLLGDDALAARYADGSLVLSRLCPVDYHRFHFPAAGTPGETTVINGPLFSVSPIALRRRLAYLWENKRTITKLETESLGTVLLLEIGATCVGSILQTFTPGKPVQKGEEKGYFAFGGSSTITIFEPGAVKLAADLVEWSSKQVELYAKVGTAMGE; encoded by the coding sequence GTGAGCGCTATCCGCTATTTCAACCGCCACACCGGCCAGATGGAGACCGAGCAGGTCTATGGCGAGGGCTTCCTGAAATTCAGCTACGCCAACCCGCTGGGCGCCCTGCCGCTCCACCTGATGGTGAAGCGGGCGGGCTTTTCCCGCTGGTACGGCAAGCGCATGGACGACCCCGCGACCAAGGCGAAAGTGGCCCCCTTCATCGCCAACTACGGCCTGGATCCCGCGGAATTCGCCGATCCCGCGGACAGCTACGCCACCTTCAACGAATTCTTCTACCGCAAGCTCAAGCCCGCCGCCCGGCCGATCGCGGAAACCCCGGCGGTCTTCCCCGCCGATGGCCGCCACCTGGGGTTTCAAACAGCCAGCAAGATCGAGGGTGTCTTCGTGAAGGGCCAGAAATTCGACCTCGGAAAGCTGCTCGGCGATGACGCACTTGCCGCCCGCTATGCGGATGGCTCGCTGGTGCTCTCGCGCCTCTGCCCGGTGGACTACCACCGCTTCCACTTCCCCGCCGCCGGCACCCCGGGCGAGACGACGGTGATCAATGGCCCCCTCTTTTCCGTCTCCCCCATCGCCCTGCGCCGCCGCCTCGCCTACCTCTGGGAGAACAAGCGGACGATCACCAAGCTGGAAACAGAAAGCCTCGGCACCGTGCTGCTCCTGGAAATTGGCGCCACCTGCGTCGGCTCGATCCTCCAAACCTTCACCCCCGGCAAGCCAGTCCAGAAGGGCGAGGAAAAAGGCTACTTCGCCTTCGGCGGGTCCTCCACCATCACGATCTTCGAGCCCGGCGCAGTGAAACTAGCGGCCGACCTGGTGGAGTGGTCCTCGAAGCAGGTCGAGCTGTATGCGAAGGTCGGGACGGCGATGGGTGAGTGA
- a CDS encoding cytochrome c biogenesis protein: MKATAGRWIVFALGLLAVTWIAATALRDSLAEGKPTTVSNYEPWEDATLDLAALLPVQDGGRIKPLGTYAGFSMLGLHGARKMEIIGKDGEKVTLKPLAWMLDCMFRPELADQLPTFRVDNAEVLDAVGIKSKGRRDRYSYNDLKPGLEKLRELSVSYEQIQRQDPKQLKSVESQTLSLAYNVRTYEFLTGYMNFARNGLLPASAAKEGKILPVSEVMQAAPKIRAELQAAAQGKQASSEVQTITVLIEQAANSAKFGLNLFPPSNQDDKEWLSAGDRIFHIFTGNTREPEQSIKDIKLLEDVGQSLKGGQAAFREKFSAWEVSVVERAKARGEYRSIPLEADYFKKNWFIYALVWFLLAVVTSGVMFFAGQTKAGRGAHWLTVGFLGLGLSYMIIPIVKRSIIMQRPPVGNLYDTIIFICAAIVAFGLLVEWMTKKRFVLGITPIVAAFLIVLARRFEVGEGKDHLDPLVAVLRSNYWLTIHVITITLGYAAGLITALLSIVYVMMRTLGLDGGDASLRRSMTRAVYGCVCLTLTLSLIGTVLGGIWANDSWGRFWGWDPKENGALMIVLWSLAMLHARLGGYIREWGLHLCSMFGAMVVGFSWWHVNFLNVGLHNYGFSAEKIWAVRAFYGIMLGFILWGGIACLMERLEKKKSRDAGAKAKGDDAVGVKTQSSY; encoded by the coding sequence ATGAAAGCCACTGCCGGACGATGGATCGTATTCGCCCTCGGGCTGCTCGCCGTGACCTGGATCGCGGCCACCGCGCTGCGCGACAGCCTGGCCGAAGGGAAACCCACCACGGTCTCGAACTACGAACCGTGGGAAGATGCCACCCTGGACCTCGCCGCGCTGCTGCCGGTGCAGGATGGCGGACGCATCAAGCCGCTGGGCACCTATGCGGGCTTCAGCATGCTGGGTCTCCACGGTGCGCGGAAGATGGAGATCATCGGCAAGGATGGCGAGAAGGTCACCCTGAAGCCGCTGGCGTGGATGCTCGACTGCATGTTCCGACCCGAGCTGGCCGATCAGCTGCCGACCTTCCGCGTGGACAATGCGGAGGTGCTGGATGCCGTGGGCATCAAGTCCAAGGGTCGCCGCGACCGGTATAGCTACAATGACCTCAAGCCGGGCCTTGAGAAGCTGCGCGAGCTTTCCGTCTCCTACGAACAGATCCAGCGCCAGGACCCGAAGCAGCTCAAGTCGGTGGAGTCGCAGACGTTGTCGCTGGCCTACAATGTCCGCACCTACGAATTCCTCACCGGCTACATGAACTTCGCGCGGAACGGGCTGCTGCCTGCCTCCGCCGCGAAGGAAGGCAAGATCCTGCCGGTCAGCGAAGTGATGCAGGCCGCGCCAAAGATCCGCGCCGAGCTGCAGGCTGCTGCCCAAGGCAAGCAGGCATCGAGCGAGGTGCAGACCATCACCGTGCTCATCGAGCAGGCTGCGAATTCCGCGAAGTTCGGCCTCAATCTTTTCCCACCGTCCAATCAGGACGACAAGGAATGGCTGAGCGCGGGCGACCGCATCTTCCACATCTTCACCGGCAACACCCGCGAGCCGGAGCAATCGATCAAGGACATCAAGCTGCTGGAAGACGTCGGCCAGTCGCTCAAGGGCGGTCAGGCGGCGTTCCGTGAGAAGTTCTCGGCTTGGGAAGTCAGTGTCGTCGAGCGGGCCAAGGCGCGCGGCGAGTATCGCTCGATCCCGCTGGAGGCCGACTACTTCAAGAAGAACTGGTTCATCTATGCGCTCGTGTGGTTCCTGCTCGCGGTGGTGACTTCGGGGGTGATGTTCTTCGCTGGCCAGACCAAGGCCGGGCGCGGGGCCCACTGGTTGACGGTCGGATTTCTCGGCCTCGGCCTGAGTTACATGATCATCCCGATCGTGAAGCGCTCGATCATCATGCAGCGCCCGCCGGTCGGGAATCTCTACGACACCATCATCTTCATCTGCGCCGCGATCGTTGCCTTTGGCCTGTTGGTCGAGTGGATGACGAAGAAGCGCTTCGTGCTCGGCATCACGCCGATCGTTGCGGCGTTCCTCATCGTCCTGGCCCGTCGCTTCGAAGTGGGCGAGGGGAAGGATCACCTGGATCCGCTGGTGGCGGTGCTGCGGTCGAATTACTGGCTGACCATCCACGTGATCACCATCACGCTTGGCTATGCGGCCGGGCTGATCACCGCGCTGCTGTCGATCGTCTATGTGATGATGCGGACCTTGGGGCTGGATGGTGGCGATGCCTCGCTGCGGCGCTCGATGACCCGCGCGGTGTATGGCTGCGTCTGCCTCACGCTCACGCTGTCGCTGATCGGCACGGTGCTCGGCGGCATCTGGGCGAATGATTCGTGGGGCCGCTTCTGGGGCTGGGACCCGAAGGAGAATGGCGCGCTGATGATCGTGCTGTGGTCGCTGGCGATGCTGCACGCCCGGCTCGGCGGCTACATCCGGGAATGGGGGCTGCACCTGTGCTCGATGTTCGGTGCGATGGTGGTCGGCTTCTCGTGGTGGCACGTGAATTTCCTCAACGTAGGGCTGCACAACTACGGCTTCTCCGCGGAGAAGATCTGGGCCGTCCGGGCTTTCTACGGGATCATGCTTGGCTTCATCCTGTGGGGTGGAATTGCCTGCCTGATGGAGCGGCTTGAGAAAAAGAAGAGCCGTGATGCCGGGGCGAAGGCCAAGGGTGACGATGCGGTGGGCGTGAAGACGCAATCGAGCTACTGA
- a CDS encoding purine-nucleoside phosphorylase, with translation MAEPVGIVLGSGLGPLADRVTVTRTVGFAEAGLPGSSVEGHAGRFLFGMLGGREVIVMQGRIHLYEGHDAKAVTAGVRWLHEQGVRHVTLTNAAGTLNDGHAPGGWMMLSDHLNLTGTSPLEGGPNFIDMSQVYDAEAMLEFHALANEQGMTLHEGVYAGLRGPQYETPAEIRMLRAMGADAVGMSTVLEAIQARALGMKVSAFSCLTNWAAGMSPEVLDHAEVLATGAAAAADIMGLLEAWCGL, from the coding sequence ATGGCAGAACCGGTGGGCATCGTGTTGGGGTCGGGACTCGGTCCTTTGGCGGACCGTGTCACGGTGACGAGGACGGTGGGATTCGCCGAGGCCGGCCTGCCCGGGTCCTCGGTGGAAGGCCACGCGGGGCGGTTTCTCTTCGGCATGCTTGGCGGCCGCGAGGTCATCGTGATGCAGGGCCGCATTCACCTCTACGAAGGGCACGATGCGAAAGCCGTCACCGCCGGCGTCCGCTGGCTCCACGAGCAAGGCGTGCGCCACGTGACCCTCACCAATGCTGCCGGCACGCTGAATGATGGCCACGCTCCCGGTGGATGGATGATGCTTTCCGACCACCTCAATCTCACCGGCACGTCGCCGCTGGAGGGCGGCCCGAACTTCATCGACATGAGCCAGGTTTACGACGCCGAAGCCATGCTTGAGTTCCACGCGCTCGCCAATGAGCAGGGGATGACGCTCCACGAGGGCGTCTATGCCGGGCTACGGGGACCGCAGTACGAAACCCCCGCCGAGATCCGCATGCTGCGCGCAATGGGCGCCGATGCCGTCGGCATGAGCACTGTGCTTGAAGCGATCCAGGCGCGCGCGCTGGGGATGAAAGTCAGCGCCTTCTCCTGCCTCACCAATTGGGCCGCCGGGATGTCACCGGAGGTGCTCGATCACGCCGAGGTCCTCGCGACCGGTGCCGCCGCAGCGGCCGACATTATGGGGCTGCTGGAAGCGTGGTGTGGGCTGTAG